AGCCCGAGAAGACATCGCTGCGGCGTTGGATCTCGCTGCCGAAGCGATCGAGGCGCTCCATACGGGCTCGCTCATCGTCGACGACATCGAAGACCAAAGCGAATGGCGTCGGGGCGCGCCGACTTTGCATTTGCGCTACGGCATGCCCACCGCGCTGAACGCGGGGAACTGGCTTTACTTTCACGCCTTCCAGAAACTGAAGTCCATCATGTTCACGGGCGCGGACGCGACCGCGCGGAAACTTCTGCTGTATGACCTGACCGAAAACATCCTGCGCGAGGCCCACTGCGGACAGGCCATCGATGTCGGCACGGATATGGCCGAGCTGTCCCCCCGCGACTGCATCGAGATCAGCCGCGCGAGCCTCGAACTCAAAAGCGGCGCGCTCATGGCGCTCGCCCTGGGCCTGGGCGCCATCATCGCGGGTGTGAACGAGGACAAACTCAAACGCATCGTCGCGCGCGGACTCGACTTCGGGGTTTCGCTGCAGATGTTCGACGATCTGGGAAATGCCCGCGTGGATCAGCCGACGCCGAAACACCTTGAAGATCTACGCCTGCGCCGCCCCTCGTTTTTGTGGTGGCACTGCTCGGAAGAGATCAGTGACGAACTGCCCGCCTTCAACGAAGCGGTGGGTGCGCTCCCCTGCACGAAGCGTCTGGCCGACTTCTTCGATCGCACGGCGCTTCTGCAAACCGGATTTCAGCGCGCGCAGGATTTCCAGACGCGCGCGCTTTTGAACTTTGAAAACGAACTTCAACCTCAAGCCGAGGCTTTCCGAGAACTGAAAGCCGTCGCCGAAAGGGTCACCCATGCCTACAACCGCACGTAAAGCCGCCGTCATCGGGAGCGGATTCGGGGGCCTGGCCACCGCGATCCGCCTGCAAGCCGCCGGCATCCAAACCCGCATCTTCGAAAAACGTGATCTTCCCGGAGGCCGCGCCTACGTCTTTCACGACAAGGGCTTCACCTTCGACGCCGGCCCCACGGTCATCACCGCACCCGAGTGCCTGGAAGAGCTCTTCACGCTCACGGGTCGCGACATCAAGGACTATGTGGATCTGAAACCCGTCATGCCCTTTTACCGTTTGCTCTTCGACGACGGTTACGTCTTCGATTACTCGAACGACGACCAAGAGCTTTTCGGCCAAATCGCAAAAAAGAACAAAGCCGACGAAGCCGGTTACCGCCGCTTCCTCGAGTATTCCAAAGAGGTCTTCAACGAGGGCTATACGAAGCTCGCCGCCGTCCCCTTCCTCTCGTTGTGGGACATGGTGAAGGTCGCGCCCCAGCTCGTGAAGCTCGGCGCGCACAAAA
The Pseudobdellovibrionaceae bacterium DNA segment above includes these coding regions:
- a CDS encoding polyprenyl synthetase family protein codes for the protein MISFRENGLRSFLCLSRREGDAAATVEAALQKSLAVPLQDFYNRPRKEFRAQLVRIGFRLFADAAIEGEAREDIAAALDLAAEAIEALHTGSLIVDDIEDQSEWRRGAPTLHLRYGMPTALNAGNWLYFHAFQKLKSIMFTGADATARKLLLYDLTENILREAHCGQAIDVGTDMAELSPRDCIEISRASLELKSGALMALALGLGAIIAGVNEDKLKRIVARGLDFGVSLQMFDDLGNARVDQPTPKHLEDLRLRRPSFLWWHCSEEISDELPAFNEAVGALPCTKRLADFFDRTALLQTGFQRAQDFQTRALLNFENELQPQAEAFRELKAVAERVTHAYNRT